The Patescibacteria group bacterium genome window below encodes:
- the recJ gene encoding single-stranded-DNA-specific exonuclease RecJ, which yields MAIQKQWQLAEAAPEEFFSLCPELSRGLVQLLYNKGFRSHEEIEEFLYPEKVALADDPFLFRDMAVAVAVIIKHIKQGSKIVVCGDYDADGVTSSALLEQVLKTLKAKVEVWIPSRFGEGYGLNKEIVKELVENNFSLIITVDNGIKAREEIIYAQSLGLEVVVTDHHEGPKTNEEMPPCPVIDPILEQETYPYKYLCGVGVAFKLSQALIKKSTLSEEDKTRLEEAVLDLVAIGTIADCVSLTGENRRLVKKGLELLNKKTRLGLRELINISQLSLGEITEWNISWQITPRLNAAGRIDHATSAYRLLATQDTEEAKKIALELNQRNTERQALTESIVKAAAAQFGEKTYGEKLLVAIADDVLGEGESWSEGVVGLAAGRLAERFNRPCLVICQSEGNIKGSGRSIEQFDIVNSLDFGKQYLSRYGGHKMACGFTIKDKESVNPFVEAVKKHAEEVLSGINLAPKLKLEAELSALDLKPNIIKELDLLRPYGQDNIEPKFLLSNMIVEDILVMGKEKNHLKFMVAGLWAVAFNRATDWQDIKIGDKIDLAANCELNVFNGRSSLQLRVIDLKRGKED from the coding sequence ATTTCTTTATCCGGAAAAAGTCGCCTTAGCGGACGATCCTTTTTTGTTTCGTGATATGGCGGTAGCGGTGGCGGTAATTATTAAACACATTAAACAGGGTAGTAAGATAGTGGTTTGCGGAGACTATGACGCTGATGGTGTTACCTCGTCTGCTCTTTTAGAACAAGTTTTAAAAACCCTTAAGGCTAAAGTTGAGGTTTGGATTCCTAGTCGTTTTGGTGAGGGCTACGGTCTTAACAAGGAAATCGTTAAAGAGCTAGTTGAAAATAATTTTAGTTTGATCATTACCGTAGATAACGGTATTAAGGCTCGTGAAGAAATAATTTATGCGCAATCTTTGGGTCTTGAAGTGGTGGTTACTGATCATCATGAGGGTCCTAAAACTAATGAAGAAATGCCCCCTTGTCCGGTAATTGATCCAATCCTTGAACAAGAAACTTATCCATATAAGTATCTTTGCGGTGTTGGTGTGGCCTTTAAGTTGTCTCAAGCTTTAATTAAAAAGTCCACCTTAAGTGAAGAAGATAAAACAAGGCTTGAAGAAGCTGTTTTAGACTTAGTAGCGATTGGGACGATTGCGGATTGTGTTAGTTTAACGGGAGAGAACAGGCGTTTGGTTAAAAAAGGTCTTGAGCTACTTAATAAAAAAACTCGTTTAGGCTTAAGAGAATTGATTAATATTTCCCAGTTAAGCCTTGGAGAAATTACTGAATGGAATATTTCTTGGCAAATTACACCTCGTTTAAACGCGGCTGGTAGAATTGATCATGCCACCTCCGCCTATCGTCTTTTAGCCACTCAAGATACTGAGGAAGCCAAAAAGATTGCCCTAGAGCTTAACCAAAGAAATACCGAACGCCAAGCCTTAACTGAGTCAATCGTTAAAGCAGCTGCTGCACAATTTGGAGAAAAAACCTATGGAGAAAAACTTTTAGTAGCAATAGCCGATGACGTTTTAGGCGAGGGCGAGAGTTGGTCTGAGGGAGTGGTTGGTTTAGCGGCCGGGCGATTAGCTGAAAGATTTAACCGTCCTTGTTTGGTAATTTGCCAAAGTGAAGGTAATATTAAGGGTTCTGGAAGAAGTATTGAACAGTTTGATATAGTTAATAGTTTGGACTTTGGCAAGCAATATCTTTCAAGGTACGGTGGACATAAGATGGCTTGCGGTTTTACGATTAAAGACAAAGAGAGTGTTAATCCTTTTGTTGAGGCGGTTAAAAAGCACGCTGAAGAGGTTTTGTCTGGAATTAATCTGGCTCCAAAGCTTAAACTTGAAGCCGAACTATCCGCCCTTGATCTAAAACCCAATATTATTAAAGAGCTGGATCTTTTAAGGCCATATGGACAAGACAATATAGAGCCTAAGTTTCTTTTGTCTAATATGATTGTAGAAGATATTTTAGTGATGGGTAAAGAAAAAAATCACCTTAAGTTTATGGTAGCCGGTCTTTGGGCAGTAGCTTTTAATCGGGCAACAGATTGGCAAGACATTAAAATCGGTGATAAAATTGATTTAGCGGCCAATTGCGAATTAAATGTTTTTAACGGTCGTTCTTCTTTGCAATTAAGAGTTATTGATCTTAAAAGAGGTAAAGAGGATTAA
- a CDS encoding ribonuclease HI family protein, with protein sequence MKKLIIHSDGGSRNNPGQAAIGVVVANEQGEVITTISRSLGIATNNQAEYAAVIAGLEKAKELKAQEVECFLDSELVVKQLKGEYKVKNKDLAPFFLKAYNLSVKLKKVTFRHIRREENQEADRLVNEALDNLE encoded by the coding sequence ATGAAAAAACTAATCATTCATTCGGACGGCGGTAGTCGTAATAATCCGGGGCAGGCGGCTATTGGGGTGGTGGTAGCTAACGAACAAGGTGAGGTAATTACCACTATATCTCGTTCTTTGGGAATCGCCACTAATAATCAGGCGGAATATGCGGCCGTTATTGCCGGATTGGAAAAAGCTAAAGAACTTAAAGCCCAAGAAGTAGAATGTTTTTTAGATAGTGAATTGGTGGTTAAGCAACTTAAGGGAGAGTATAAAGTTAAAAACAAAGACTTAGCACCTTTTTTTCTTAAAGCTTATAACCTAAGCGTTAAACTTAAAAAAGTAACTTTCCGACATATAAGAAGAGAAGAGAATCAAGAAGCAGACAGATTAGTTAATGAGGCGTTGGATAATCTTGAGTAA
- a CDS encoding cadherin-like beta sandwich domain-containing protein: MFIFKIKKGFTIIEILVTIAIIGVLSTMVILALNNARVTSRDAKKVSDLSQISKALDLYYANNNSYPTTLTPGEPLVDPEGIVYMESIPSNTKADGDCEEGDYVYNVPTGQNNPRVYVLTTCLGSSSGPYNAGLTPRYAAGIFECEDIIYDTNGAPYSTIVNENACEVFIPPSLLDNLVVSGSPFNYSFSSNTYTYNEVNVLNGVSSVAVTPTGVGSITVDGSPVNSGSPSSSIALTPWIVRPIEVTVAEDGKVPTTYTVNLTRRGTIGSSHGGGYVAYIDGSGIHGFIVSTVDISTTAPWGCEGTNIPGADGQAIGTGYQNTLDIMAGCPTAGIAARVARNYTGGGFNDWYLPSRNEIQQIRNVSGSIPGWVNTGWIWSSSEASATQGWEMALYDAQWHAYAKGATFMKVRAIRNF; the protein is encoded by the coding sequence ATGTTTATTTTTAAAATAAAAAAAGGTTTTACTATTATTGAAATTCTTGTTACTATTGCCATAATTGGAGTACTCTCTACTATGGTTATTTTAGCTCTTAACAACGCCAGAGTTACTTCAAGGGATGCTAAAAAGGTAAGTGATCTTAGTCAAATTTCTAAGGCTCTTGATTTATATTATGCTAACAATAATTCTTATCCAACTACGTTAACTCCTGGCGAACCGCTTGTTGATCCTGAGGGTATTGTTTATATGGAGTCTATTCCTTCTAATACCAAGGCCGATGGTGATTGTGAGGAGGGTGATTACGTTTATAATGTACCAACTGGACAAAATAATCCTCGTGTTTATGTTTTAACAACTTGTCTTGGTTCGTCTTCAGGGCCATATAATGCTGGTTTAACTCCTCGTTATGCTGCTGGGATTTTTGAATGTGAAGATATTATTTATGATACCAACGGAGCTCCTTACAGTACCATTGTTAATGAAAATGCTTGTGAGGTTTTTATTCCTCCTTCTCTTTTGGATAATTTAGTGGTTTCTGGCTCACCCTTTAATTATTCTTTTTCGTCAAATACCTATACCTATAATGAAGTTAATGTACTTAATGGAGTTTCCTCTGTAGCAGTTACTCCAACCGGAGTTGGTTCAATTACCGTAGATGGTTCTCCGGTTAATTCAGGTAGTCCTTCTTCATCTATCGCTCTTACCCCTTGGATCGTAAGGCCAATAGAGGTAACTGTAGCTGAAGATGGAAAAGTTCCTACTACTTATACCGTTAATCTTACAAGAAGAGGTACTATTGGCAGTAGTCATGGTGGTGGTTACGTGGCTTACATAGACGGTTCTGGTATACATGGTTTTATTGTTAGCACTGTTGATATTAGTACTACCGCTCCATGGGGTTGTGAAGGAACAAACATTCCTGGAGCAGATGGACAAGCTATAGGTACAGGTTATCAAAACACTTTGGATATTATGGCCGGTTGTCCAACTGCCGGTATTGCCGCCAGGGTGGCTAGAAACTATACTGGTGGCGGTTTTAATGATTGGTATCTTCCTTCAAGGAACGAGATTCAGCAAATAAGGAATGTTTCTGGATCTATTCCAGGTTGGGTTAATACGGGATGGATTTGGTCTTCTTCAGAGGCTAGTGCCACCCAGGGTTGGGAAATGGCTCTTTATGATGCCCAATGGCATGCTTATGCCAAGGGTGCAACCTTTATGAAAGTTAGGGCTATTAGAAATTTCTAG
- a CDS encoding FISUMP domain-containing protein: MYEEETEEEALYEEEILYEEEINNTNDNDNTIENQLNPEDNPEDLDEDNSSQESFFTSFFTPREKKSKTNDGLTIPEYTLTSSHEISISLTTDGVVNFGNMDLDDTLDSTPSGLNKIQTVSVDQGTVELDIRSTHFTSLDPNTWSLSNTNGEDQVKWDFSTNGSSWTTFAVADTLYNLATNVTAPGTKNIFFRLTTPSATNSLSSHEAQVTIVASEYNFICGTSNIYDQEDNEYGTVDINGQCWMKENLAYLPSVSPSNQGSESDPHYYVYDYQGTDVQAAKNTANYTTHGVLYNWPAAMTACPTGWRLPSEEEFNALEQHTIATINSQEAQYSCNNSQIGWQRCADSLNGDQGGAKGVGKSLKKVGQGSGIGAGDDLVGFSAMLSGYRTGSTFSGLSGYAFFWLTPQSGPTTAWFRHLNTTFSTVYRDAFNKTLGYSVRCIKEPETYTLTYLAGNNGSITGETSQTVVHGLNGTAVTAVPDEGYSFVQWSDAVQTAERTDTNVTQDITVTAEFEETPFICGTDTVVDFSGNSYNTVQVGAQCWMASHLNTKIKPDGTCINGGGNPPCPNASSNDNSLGRSCYNNSESNCNTYGSLYTWDAAMNGSTIPGAQGICPVGWHVPLDEEQHVLEWYLKDGGQTCDPNRHAIYDCNTAGTKLKSGGSSGFNSLLSGFRNTSNSFSALNTFGYLWSSSENSTNAKTRILTSTESGVSRHISASKLNALPLRCIKNHSTHTLTYSAGVNGSIVGETSQTVYNGGYASQVIAFANEGYSFVQWSDGLTMNPRIDTNITQNINVTAIFGAESFTCGTDTVLDFSGNSYNTVQVGAQCWMASHLNTKIKPDGTCINGGGNPPCPNASSNDNSLGRSCYDNSESNCNIHGSLYTWAAAMNGSTIPGAQGICPVGWHVPLDEEQHVLEWYLKDGGQTCDPNRSGYDCNTAGTKLKVGGSSGFNSLLSGFRNSSNSFSQLSTFGYLWSSSESSGANAIVRYLNSSSSQVYRHTAVNKLFSFSLRCIKN; this comes from the coding sequence TTGTACGAAGAGGAAACTGAAGAAGAAGCCTTGTATGAAGAAGAAATTTTATACGAAGAAGAGATTAATAATACTAATGACAATGATAACACTATAGAGAATCAACTTAACCCAGAAGATAATCCAGAAGATCTTGACGAAGATAATAGTAGTCAAGAATCTTTTTTTACCTCCTTCTTCACCCCCAGAGAAAAGAAATCTAAAACAAACGATGGATTAACTATCCCAGAATATACCCTAACCAGCTCTCATGAAATAAGTATAAGTCTCACCACAGACGGTGTGGTTAATTTTGGTAATATGGATCTTGATGATACCCTTGATTCTACCCCCTCAGGACTTAATAAGATTCAGACAGTTAGTGTGGATCAAGGTACAGTAGAGCTAGATATTAGGAGTACGCATTTTACTTCTCTTGATCCTAATACTTGGTCCTTATCTAACACTAATGGAGAAGATCAGGTTAAATGGGACTTTTCAACTAACGGCTCCAGTTGGACAACTTTTGCTGTAGCAGATACTTTATATAATCTAGCTACCAACGTTACTGCTCCTGGCACCAAAAACATTTTCTTTAGATTAACAACCCCTTCTGCTACCAATAGCCTAAGCTCTCATGAAGCCCAAGTAACCATTGTGGCCAGTGAATATAACTTTATCTGTGGAACTTCTAATATTTACGACCAAGAAGATAATGAGTATGGTACAGTGGATATTAATGGGCAGTGTTGGATGAAAGAAAATTTAGCCTACCTACCATCGGTTAGCCCATCTAACCAGGGAAGTGAGTCAGATCCACATTATTATGTTTACGATTACCAAGGAACAGATGTTCAAGCGGCAAAAAACACTGCTAATTACACTACTCATGGTGTTCTCTATAACTGGCCAGCTGCCATGACCGCTTGTCCTACTGGTTGGAGACTTCCTTCTGAAGAAGAATTTAATGCACTGGAGCAACATACTATAGCTACTATTAACAGCCAAGAAGCTCAATATAGTTGTAATAACTCACAAATCGGTTGGCAAAGATGTGCGGATAGTCTTAACGGAGATCAGGGTGGAGCTAAGGGTGTTGGTAAGTCTCTTAAGAAAGTTGGACAAGGCTCAGGTATTGGAGCTGGTGATGATCTTGTAGGTTTTTCAGCTATGTTATCCGGTTATCGCACAGGCAGTACTTTTAGTGGTCTCTCTGGTTATGCTTTTTTCTGGTTAACCCCGCAGTCTGGTCCCACCACTGCTTGGTTTAGGCACCTGAACACTACCTTTTCCACGGTTTATCGCGATGCGTTTAATAAGACCCTTGGTTATAGCGTACGCTGTATTAAAGAACCAGAAACCTATACTTTAACTTATTTGGCCGGAAATAACGGTTCTATTACCGGAGAAACTTCACAAACAGTAGTTCATGGTTTAAATGGTACAGCAGTAACGGCCGTTCCTGATGAAGGCTATTCATTTGTTCAATGGAGTGATGCAGTACAAACAGCTGAAAGAACAGATACTAATGTTACTCAAGATATTACCGTAACGGCCGAGTTTGAGGAAACCCCTTTCATCTGTGGAACAGATACTGTTGTTGATTTTAGCGGTAATTCTTATAACACTGTCCAAGTAGGTGCTCAATGTTGGATGGCTTCTCACCTAAACACCAAAATAAAACCAGATGGTACTTGTATTAATGGTGGAGGTAATCCTCCTTGTCCTAATGCCTCTTCTAATGATAATAGCCTAGGCAGATCTTGTTATAATAACTCAGAGAGTAATTGTAATACCTATGGCTCTTTATATACTTGGGACGCAGCCATGAATGGCTCTACTATTCCAGGAGCCCAAGGTATTTGTCCGGTTGGTTGGCATGTACCATTGGATGAAGAACAACATGTTCTTGAATGGTACCTTAAAGACGGTGGGCAAACTTGTGATCCAAATCGTCATGCCATATATGATTGTAATACGGCTGGCACGAAACTTAAATCCGGAGGTTCCTCTGGTTTTAATAGTCTTTTGTCGGGGTTTAGAAATACTAGCAATTCTTTTTCTGCACTTAATACCTTTGGATATCTTTGGTCTTCTTCAGAGAATAGTACTAACGCAAAAACCCGTATTCTGACTTCCACTGAGAGTGGAGTTTCTCGTCACATATCTGCTAGTAAGTTAAATGCCCTACCTTTAAGGTGTATTAAAAATCATAGCACGCACACCTTAACCTATTCAGCCGGAGTTAATGGAAGTATTGTGGGAGAGACATCTCAGACAGTTTATAACGGTGGTTACGCTTCGCAGGTTATTGCTTTTGCCAATGAAGGATATTCATTTGTTCAATGGAGTGATGGTTTAACTATGAACCCAAGAATTGATACTAATATTACTCAAAATATTAACGTAACTGCTATTTTTGGAGCGGAGTCTTTTACCTGTGGAACAGATACTGTCCTTGATTTTAGCGGTAATTCTTATAACACTGTCCAAGTAGGTGCTCAATGTTGGATGGCTTCTCACCTAAACACCAAAATAAAACCAGATGGTACTTGTATTAACGGTGGAGGTAATCCTCCTTGTCCTAATGCCTCTTCTAATGATAACAGCCTAGGTAGATCTTGTTACGATAACTCAGAGAGTAATTGCAATATTCATGGTTCTTTATATACCTGGGCGGCAGCCATGAATGGCTCTACTATTCCAGGAGCCCAAGGTATTTGTCCGGTTGGTTGGCATGTACCATTGGATGAAGAACAACATGTTCTTGAATGGTACCTTAAAGACGGAGGGCAGACTTGTGATCCAAATCGTAGCGGATATGATTGTAATACGGCTGGTACCAAGCTTAAAGTTGGAGGCTCTTCTGGTTTTAATAGTCTTTTGTCGGGGTTTAGAAATAGTAGTAATTCTTTTTCTCAGCTTAGCACATTTGGCTATCTTTGGTCTTCTTCGGAAAGTAGTGGCGCTAACGCAATAGTTCGTTATTTAAATTCTTCTAGTAGCCAGGTTTATCGCCACACAGCCGTTAATAAGTTATTTTCCTTCTCTTTAAGATGTATTAAAAATTAA